In the Mycosarcoma maydis chromosome 6, whole genome shotgun sequence genome, one interval contains:
- a CDS encoding WD-repeat containing protein SWD2 (related to SWD2 - subunit of the COMPASS complex): MAAASSTFNEAGPSSSAASDAKKLAISSNLISVLKPAKVFSQYVTKGTSITSASFDDAGFQCITSGEDDFMHVYDAKYGLHVAKIPSQKYGVHLTRFTHDKDSVIYASTKENNAIRYMDLKTKAYMRYFEGHENKVVTLQMAPQNDTFLSGSVDEAVRLWDLRTPKSMGLMNIQGHPVVAYDPTGKVFAVSKDERSAVLLYDVRKFDQMPFLVVHLDDSAALSKVSMPPRMPIITSLTFTNDSQYLLLGTSGDVHYVIDTFSEGDLVVARLIGHEGLEKASGTSIGMVAEAGISGQEICWTPDGKWVLSGSADGSVVFWSIDLEEASRNEFRNLRPRYKQSAHDGASRVLAFNPRYAQFMSAGAEVAFWLPDLPEEV; this comes from the exons ATGGCCGCCGCATCGTCAACATTTAACGAAGCTGGGCCTTCCTCGTCCGCCGCATCGGatgccaagaagcttgCCATCAGCTCCAATCTCATCTCTGTGCTCAAACCAGCCAAGGTCTTTTCACAATACGTCACCAAAGGTACGTCGATCACCTCGGCGTCGTTTGATGATGCGGGGTTTCAGTGCATTACTTCCGGCGAAGACGATTTCATGCACGTTTACGACGCCAAGTATGGCCTACATGTCGCCAAAATTCCATCACAAAAGTACGGCGTCCATCTCACACGCTTCACTCATGACAAGGACTCGGTCATCTATGCATCGACAAAGGAAAACAACGCTATACGGTACATGGATCTCAAGACTAAAGCATACATGCGCTATTTTGAGGGACACGAGAACAAGGTGGTCACGCTTCAGATGGCACCCCAGAATGACACCTTCTTGTCCGGCAGTGTCGATGAGGCGGTACGGTTGTGGGATTTGAGGACACCCAAATCGATGGGACTCATGAACATTCAAGGGCATCCGGTAGTGGCCTACGATCCGACGGGCAAGGTGTTTGCCGTATCCAAAGACGAGCGTTCGGCAGTGTTGCTGTACGACGTTCGCAAGTTTGATCAGATGCCATTTCTTGTGGTCCATCTTGACGATTCGGCAGCACTGTCCAAAGTGTCGATGCCGCCGAGGATGCCAATTATCACTTCGCTTACATTTACCAACGACAGCCAGTACCTGCTGCTGGGCACATCAGGCGACGTACACTATGTCATTGACACCTTCTCGGAAGGCGATCTGGTGGTCGCGAGATTGATAGGACATGAAGGACTTGAAAAGGCATCCGGAACGTCGATAGGCATGGTGGCCGAAGCGGGCATCAGCGGTCAGGAGATATGCTGGACACCAGATGGAAAGTGGGTGCTCTCGGGATCAGCCGACGGTTCAGTCGTGTTTTGGtccatcgatctcgaagaaGCCAGTCGGAACGAGTTTCGCAACCTGCGACCACGCTACAAGCAGTCAGCTCACGATGGTGCCAGCCGTGTCCTAGCTTTCAACCCAAGATATGCAC AGTTTATGAGTGCGGGTGCTGAAGTAGCTTTCTGGCTACCGGACTTGCCGGAAGAAGTGTAA
- a CDS encoding uncharacterized protein (related to dihydroceramide delta(4)-desaturase): MLSQIASRAGRAMNSTVHVDWSLYGGAESTSPPSVCQSTQSSSKPSSGRPGLRSKVSAYSSTSSTSSSTRNSRSSSPVSSAVGDSSTSFTSDDDDSLVDQHNNKSTGTAQQDELDDKPLLSVAANDCTMMLSGSTVKQSIVTVDGKAWLPAIVPLDTQSTNDFLWMHTEEPHRSRRMAILKAHPEVKRLMGYEPLTKYVSFGVLVLQLCVAIYLSQCTLLHPFSWQFLLVAYAIGGTANQNTFLAIHEITHNLAFRGLRANRLWAILVNAAIGVPYAMAFKPYHLEHHKYLGEDGTDTDLPTKFESVVLRNVLGKAFFATFQIFFYALRPGFVRAQRPTIWHLLNITFILLFNTLLVRTFGWTPLIYLLESSFFAGSLHPCAAHFIAEHYMFGGIQQETWSYYGALNILAYNVGYHNEHHDFPSVPWTRLPQLRKIAPEFYDCLPRHTSWPMVTVRFILGNDSGLWARVKRPNRDAARAANKSR; this comes from the coding sequence ATGCTATCTCAGATTGCCTCGCGCGCCGGACGCGCCATGAATTCGACTGTTCACGTCGATTGGTCGCTCTACGGAGGTGCGGAATCCACTTCGCCACCATCCGTCTGCCAATCGACTCAGTCTAGCAGCAAGCCCAGCAGCGGCCGACCAGGCTTGCGTTCCAAGGTGTCGGCCTACTCGTCTACCTCTTCTActtcgtcatcgacgcGCAATTCGCGTTCCTCTTCCCCCGTCTCTTCAGCCGTAGGCGATTCGTCCACCTCGTTCACGtccgacgatgatgacagCCTTGTCGACCAGCACAACAACAAGAGCACGGGCACCGCACAGCAggatgagctcgatgacAAGCCTCTCCTTTCGGTAGCTGCCAACGACTGCACCATGATGCTTTCTGGTAGTACGGTCAAGCAAAGCATCGTCACTGTCGATGGCAAAGCTTGGCTGCCCGCTATCGTTCCGCTTGATACGCAAAGCACAAACGACTTTTTGTGGATGCATACCGAAGAGCCGCACCGCTCGCGCCGCATGGCCATACTCAAGGCGCACCCTGAGGTCAAGCGATTGATGGGCTACGAGCCGCTCACCAAGTACGTCTCGTTTGGCGTATtggtgctgcagctttgCGTTGCCATTTACCTGTCGCAATGCACTTTGTTGCATCCGTTCTCTTGGCAATTTTTGCTGGTTGCCTATGCGATCGGAGGTACAGCCAACCAAAACACAttcctcgccatccacGAGATCACGCACAACCTAGCGTTCCGTGGACTGCGCGCCAACCGTCTGTGGgccatcctcgtcaacGCCGCGATCGGCGTTCCGTATGCGATGGCATTCAAACCGTACCATCTGGAACATCACAAGTACCTCGGAGAAGATGGAACGGATACGGACTTGCCTACGAAATTCGAAAGCGTCGTGCTTCGCAACGTGTTAGGGAAGGCCTTCTTCGCCACGTTCCAGATCTTTTTCTATGCACTTCGACCCGGCTTTGTTCGCGCGCAGCGACCCACTATCTGGCATTTGCTCAACATCACCTTTATCCTCTTGTTCAACACGCTGCTCGTGCGCACGTTTGGCTGGACGCCGTTGATCTACCTGTTGGAATCCTCGTTTTTCGCAGGCTCACTTCATCCATGTGCAGCGCACTTTATCGCCGAACACTACATGTTTGGTGGTATCCAACAGGAAACTTGGTCGTACTACGGCGCACTCAACATTCTAGCTTACAACGTCGGATACCACAATGAACACCACGATTTTCCCAGTGTGCCATGGACACGCTTGCCGCAACTCCGAAAAATCGCCCCAGAATTTTACGATTGCCTGCCTAGACACACGAGTTGGCCTATGGTCACTGTCAGGTTCATTCTCGGCAACGATAGCGGTTTGTGGGCCAGAGTCAAGCGACCTAATCGCGACGCGGCTAGAGCCGCGAACAAGTCTCGATAG
- a CDS encoding GDP-Man:Man(1)GlcNAc(2)-PP-dolichol alpha-1,3-mannosyltransferase (related to alpha-1,3-mannosyltransferase alg2): protein MVLDRQSAAVANSVHSPRKKLRIGFVHPDLGIGGAEKLVVDAALSLQQLGHEVVIFTSHHDPRHCFEATRDGTLKVQVMRTAIPRSLLGGFHLPCAILQQMSLVFQLILAVTLFNYPGTMPRFVSKRMTSSPPIPGFDLFFFDQLPAGIPWLKIILATRVVYYCHFPDKDISNSIAMQRAHARGESGPSVLRKLYRIPFDLFEEGTTDYSDKILVNSEFTSAQFVKSFFRLRRQPRVCYPGVEMDQFKPERVEQALKKLETEAKQMGDPIRGSIAKFCKDESKTTLLSINRFEAKKNVALALEAFAIAQKELAATATNGDSVGSLRLVLVGGYDKRVRDNVATLNELQTQAQELGLSSVTLSYHRQAFETPTTAPAADKLAKASVIFLPSLPMALIHTLLLNPATRALLYTPTDEHFGIVPLEAMACGVPVLATNTGGPVETVVDLALSSTGEPTNLSNGTGLLRHASAPIWAVSITALLRLSSSHREQISAAAKERVRTKFSTEVLSLALEKACYDAFELGRVRGDEGLYQWGSTLAVLMVMSILFWVNVYFSHDKWLAIQAAKLANEKDKWLAELKATGVAGSAGGLNPHADHVAQAPLPTPL from the coding sequence ATGGTTCTCGATCGGCAGTCAGCCGCTGTGGCTAACTCGGTGCATTCGCCACGCAAAAAGCTGCGCATCGGCTTCGTCCATCCTGACCTTGGCATCGGTGGAGCTGAAAAGCTGGTGGTAGACGCTGCACTCTCACTCCAACAACTTGGGCACGAGGTGGTCATTTTCACTTCGCATCACGATCCGCGTCATTGCTTTGAGGCTACACGCGATGGAACGCTCAAGGTACAAGTGATGCGTACCGCGATACCGCGCTCTTTGCTTGGCGGCTTCCATCTTCCATGTGCCATCTTGCAGCAGATGAGCCTCGTTTtccagctcatcctcgcAGTTACCCTGTTCAACTATCCTGGTACTATGCCACGCTTTGTTTCGAAACGTATGACCTCTTCGCCCCCCATTCCTGGATTCGATCTGTTCTTCTTCGACCAGCTACCCGCGGGTATTCCGTGGCTCAAGATCATACTGGCGACGCGCGTCGTCTATTACTGCCACTTTCCGGACAAGGACATTAGCAACTCGATTGCGATGCAAAGGGCACATGCCAGAGGCGAGTCGGGTCCATCGGTCTTGCGCAAACTGTATCGCATACCATTTGACCTGTTCGAAGAAGGCACCACCGATTATTCCGACAAGATCTTGGTCAATTCCGAGTTCACCTCGGCTCAATTCGTCAAGTCCTTCTTCCGTCTCAGGAGGCAGCCCAGGGTGTGCTATCCAGGCGTGGAAATGGATCAGTTCAAGCCGGAGAGGGTGGAGCAGGCGCTCAAAAAactcgagaccgaggcaAAGCAAATGGGCGACCCGATACGAGGTTCCATTGCCAAGTTCTGCAAGgacgagagcaagacgaccCTGCTCTCGATCAACCGATTTGAGGCGAAAAAGAATGTGGCACTGGCTTTGGAGGCTTTCGCCATTGCGCAGAAGGAGcttgctgccactgccaccaACGGCGACAGTGTGGGATCGCTAaggctggtgctggtgggTGGATACGACAAGCGCGTCCGTGACAATGTCGCGACGCTCAACGAGTTGCAAACCCAGGCGCAAGAGCTTGGTTTGTCCTCCGTGACGCTCAGCTACCATCGCCAGGCATTCGAAACGCCCACTACAGCGCCTGCAGCCGACAAGCTCGCGAAAGCCTCGGTGATCTTCCTGCCCTCCTTACCGATGGCATTGATCCACACGCTTCTGCTCAACCCAGCCACCAGGGCTCTACTATACACTCCCACAGACGAACATTTCGGAATCGTGCCGCTCGAAGCCATGGCATGCGGTGTTCCGGTGCTCGCGACCAACACTGGTGGACCGGTCGAAACTGTGGTCGACCTCGCACTCTCGTCCACAGGCGAACCCACAAACCTCTCGAACGGCACAGGTCTTCTTCGTCATGCTTCCGCTCCCATCTGGGCCGTTTCAATCACTGCGTTGCTTCGCCTTTCGTCCTCGCATCGAGAGCAGATCTCCGCTGCGGCCAAGGAACGTGTCCGTACCAAGTTTAGCACCGAAGTGCTCTCGCTAGCGCTCGAAAAGGCGTGCTACGATGCGTTCGAGCTGGGACGTGTTCGCGGTGACGAAGGGCTGTACCAGTGGGGCTCGACGCTGGCCGTATTGATGGTCATGTCGATCCTCTTTTGGGTCAACGTGTATTTCAGCCATGACAAGTGGTTGGCTATCCAAGCGGCGAAATTGGCAAACGAGAAGGACAAGTGGTTGGCAGAGCTCAAAGCGACTGGCGTAGCCGGTTCAGCAGGTGGGTTGAATCCGCATGCTGATCACGTTGCACAGGCCCCTCTGCCCACGCcactgtga
- a CDS encoding uncharacterized protein (related to RNA binding motif protein), which produces MTNLPSRPGLLSKPSQQTSGHGLEKISLGSDEHLSSSTSFRRPTHEHDASLSQASSTSLASSSTRSHQSRYIERDSDYGRGIQDEKRDRDQTRCRSRSPDVQRQAPWFDQAARRSTAWEDWRMPRTDPSSQSSNKATQEASPSKSAAPKVSATAANKRFANDISRWNHKQSELHATQTSQSETSPSPSTLTLTDSKSSLADAELASCDYKDLERIACLLCQRKFKSVDTLHRHENESQLHKHNLASIETCRQAMTRKLESVFDKPLSSDVTQVIDVASLGFDPLSSEQVQPPPSTPMYRDRASERRAVFGADTPSKHKDASNRSKVFAGPKAIVAAPAAHDMMPQSAPEKPIDSDNIGSKLLAMMGWSRGQGLGAKRDGRTDIVETKIYKPGVGLGSSTPSDTAAHQERASAQTSHVAFSGYVDRAKDRR; this is translated from the exons ATGACAAATCTTCCCTCGAGGCCCGGCCTGCTGAGCAAGCCTTCACAGCAGACAAGTGGACACGGTCTAGAGAAAATTTCGCTTGGTAGCGACGAGCATCTGTCAAGCAGTACATCATTTCGCCGCCCAACA cacgagcacgatGCATCCTTGTCACAAGCATCGTCAACGTCTCTGGCGTCCTCGTCAACACGCTCGCACCAATCAAGATACATAGAACGCGATTCAGACTACGGAAGAGGCATTCAGGACGAAAAGCGCGATCGTGATCAAACACGGTGCAGATCCAGGTCACCTGATGTCCAGAGGCAAGCGCCTTGGTTCGATCAAGCAGCGAGGCGATCAACAGCGTGGGAGGATTGGCGAATGCCGCGAACCGATCCAAGCAGTCAGTCATCAAACAAAGCAACTCAGGAAGCATCGCCGAGCAAAAGTGCCGCTCCCAAAGTTTCTGCAACCGCTGCCAACAAGCGATTTGCCAATGACATTTCTAGATGGAATCACAAGCAATCCGAGCTGCACGCAACCCAAACATCGCAGTCCGAAACTTCACCAAGCCCAAGCACTCTGACATTGACTGATTCAAAATCATCCCTCGCAGATGCTGAGCTGGCCAGCTGCGACTACAAGGATCTCGAACGGATCGCCTGTCTGTTGTGCCAACGCAAATTCAAGAGCGTCGATACGCTTCATCGGCACGAGAACGagtcgcagctgcacaagcacaaTCTCGCCAGTATCGAGACGTGTCGACaggcgatgacgagaaaGCTTGAGTCGGTCTTCGATAAACCCTTGTCGTCTGACGTGACCCAAGTCATTGATGTCGCATCACTAGGTTTTGACCCTTTGAGCTCGGAACAAGTCCAGCCTCCTCCTTCGACGCCGATGTACCGAGACCGTGCCTCGGAACGTCGAGCCGTGTTTGGTGCAGATACGCCCTCGAAGCACAAGGATGCCAGTAATCGAAGCAAGGTTTTTGCTGGCCCGAAGGCCATCGTCGCAGCCCCAGCCGCGCACGATATGATGCCACAGTCTGCGCCGGAGAAGCccatcgacagcgacaATATCGGCAGCAAGCTTCTCGCCATGATGGGATGGTCACGAGGCCAAGGTCTCGGCGCGAAACGCGATGGCCGCACCGATATTGTTGAAACCAAGATTTACAAGCCAGGTGTAGGTCTGGGAAGTAGCACTCCCTCTGATACCGCTGCTCACCAGGAGAGAGCATCTGCACAGACGAGTCACGTCGCTTTCTCGGGCTACGTGGATCGCGCCAAAGATCGTAGGTGA